The following proteins are encoded in a genomic region of Rudaeicoccus suwonensis:
- a CDS encoding DUF4177 domain-containing protein has protein sequence MTSVTKWEYATVPLMIHATKQILDNWGQDGWELVQVVPGPDGNGLVAYFKRPKEG, from the coding sequence ATGACTTCTGTGACCAAGTGGGAATACGCCACGGTGCCGCTGATGATCCACGCCACCAAACAGATCCTCGACAACTGGGGCCAGGACGGCTGGGAGCTGGTCCAGGTTGTGCCGGGGCCCGACGGCAACGGCCTTGTCGCTTATTTCAAACGTCCCAAGGAAGGCTGA
- a CDS encoding Crp/Fnr family transcriptional regulator, with protein sequence MDTESVRKAPLFSALNDEDADALLASMSRSHIARGQELFHEGVQGDTLYVITGGKVKLGRRSSDGRENLLAILGEGEMLGELSLFDPGPRTATATAVADTDLIGLAHADMTEFLKTRPEVAMKMLSALAARLRRTNEALGDLVFTDVPGRVAKALLDLSRRFGKPAEDGTLVAHDLTQEELAQLVGASRETVNKALADFTSRGWIKLEARAVTLLDTERLQRRAR encoded by the coding sequence GTGGATACTGAGTCGGTACGCAAGGCGCCACTTTTCTCTGCTCTGAACGACGAGGATGCCGATGCACTGCTCGCTTCCATGTCGCGCAGTCACATCGCGCGCGGGCAGGAACTCTTCCACGAAGGCGTCCAAGGCGACACCCTCTATGTGATCACCGGCGGCAAGGTCAAGCTCGGGCGCCGGTCGTCCGACGGCCGCGAGAATCTGCTCGCAATCCTCGGCGAGGGCGAAATGCTCGGTGAACTCAGCCTTTTCGACCCCGGCCCGCGCACCGCGACGGCCACCGCCGTCGCCGACACCGACTTGATCGGACTGGCGCACGCCGACATGACCGAATTCCTCAAGACGCGGCCCGAGGTCGCGATGAAGATGCTGTCCGCGCTGGCTGCGCGTCTGCGTCGCACCAACGAGGCGCTCGGCGACCTGGTGTTCACCGACGTCCCGGGTCGCGTCGCCAAGGCATTGCTGGATCTGTCGCGCCGCTTCGGCAAACCGGCCGAGGACGGCACCCTGGTGGCGCACGACCTGACGCAGGAGGAACTCGCCCAGCTCGTGGGTGCGTCGCGCGAGACGGTCAACAAGGCGCTGGCCGATTTCACCTCGCGCGGCTGGATCAAACTGGAGGCTCGCGCCGTGACCCTGCTCGACACCGAACGCCTGCAGCGCCGCGCCCGCTGA
- a CDS encoding lysozyme, which yields MRTTTKSAAVGVATLVMSAGVAAHASASTPWQHASTTSPSTTSASRTASTPAATIPAAAPKPNAQGHLQRGQAYAGWSLRGSAKAGATPAPAYSPAGTTLGIDVSAYQGSVNWTSEWNSGVRWAYSKATEGNYYTNPSFAQQYNGSYNAGMIRGAYSFAIPNGASAVAQADYFVAHGGGWSADGKTLPGMLDVEYNPYGASCYGLSQSAMVTWIRSWLAEYKKQTSRDAVIYTTTDWWSTCTGNSTAFNQNNPLWIARYASAPGTLPGGWGYYTMWQYTDSPIDMDYFNGALSRVQALAAG from the coding sequence ATGCGGACAACCACGAAGAGCGCCGCCGTGGGCGTGGCCACGCTCGTGATGAGCGCCGGCGTCGCCGCACACGCGTCGGCCAGCACACCTTGGCAGCACGCGAGCACGACCTCACCAAGCACGACCTCCGCAAGCAGGACCGCATCGACCCCGGCCGCAACAATCCCCGCAGCGGCGCCGAAGCCGAACGCACAGGGTCACCTGCAACGAGGCCAGGCCTACGCCGGGTGGTCGTTGCGAGGCAGTGCGAAGGCCGGCGCGACGCCTGCACCGGCATACAGCCCGGCAGGCACAACGCTCGGCATCGACGTCTCGGCCTACCAGGGCAGCGTCAACTGGACCTCGGAATGGAACTCCGGCGTTCGGTGGGCGTACTCCAAGGCAACCGAGGGCAACTACTACACCAACCCGTCGTTCGCGCAGCAGTACAACGGCTCGTACAACGCCGGCATGATCCGGGGCGCCTACAGTTTCGCGATCCCGAACGGCGCGTCCGCGGTGGCCCAGGCCGACTACTTCGTCGCGCACGGCGGCGGCTGGTCTGCCGACGGCAAGACGTTGCCGGGCATGCTCGACGTCGAGTACAACCCGTACGGCGCCAGCTGTTACGGCCTGAGCCAGTCCGCGATGGTGACCTGGATCCGCAGCTGGCTGGCGGAGTACAAGAAGCAGACCAGTCGCGATGCAGTGATCTACACAACCACCGACTGGTGGTCGACGTGCACCGGCAACAGCACCGCGTTCAACCAGAACAACCCGCTGTGGATCGCGCGCTACGCATCAGCGCCCGGCACATTGCCCGGCGGCTGGGGCTACTACACGATGTGGCAGTACACCGACTCGCCGATCGACATGGATTACTTCAACGGCGCGCTCAGCCGGGTGCAGGCGCTCGCCGCCGGCTGA
- a CDS encoding ArsA-related P-loop ATPase, with amino-acid sequence MASDFDGVRLHIVTGKGGTGKTTVAAALAMALAAEGKRVLIAEVEGRQGISGVFDVPRLGEDEVQVASAADNGVVMGLAVDAKAALLEYLQMFYKLGIAGGMLERFGVVDFATTVAPGLRDVLLIGKVYEAVRRRPARRGLRHHQPYDAVVLDAPPTGRIGHFLGVNNAVAGLAKVGPVKNQADSITQLLQSAQTRVHLVTLLEEMPVQETVDAVAELRHLSLPLGAVVINQERPPQLHEQARALLAADTFDTSALQDDLGALGLRVGPTMVNGLTQSGRDLISRLDLEQRERETITDLGLATYHLPLLPDALDSGGLLQLATELAEQGAAV; translated from the coding sequence ATGGCAAGTGACTTCGACGGGGTGAGGCTGCACATCGTCACCGGCAAGGGCGGCACCGGCAAGACCACCGTCGCCGCGGCGCTGGCGATGGCGCTGGCCGCCGAAGGCAAACGGGTGCTGATCGCCGAGGTCGAAGGCCGCCAGGGCATCAGCGGCGTCTTCGACGTGCCGCGCCTGGGCGAGGACGAGGTGCAGGTCGCGTCCGCCGCCGACAACGGCGTCGTCATGGGCCTTGCGGTGGACGCCAAGGCCGCCCTGCTCGAATACCTGCAGATGTTCTACAAGCTCGGTATCGCCGGCGGCATGCTCGAGCGCTTCGGTGTCGTCGACTTCGCCACGACGGTCGCACCAGGGCTGCGTGACGTCTTGCTCATCGGCAAGGTCTACGAGGCCGTCCGCCGCCGGCCCGCGCGCCGCGGTTTGCGGCACCACCAGCCGTATGACGCTGTCGTGCTCGACGCCCCGCCGACCGGCCGCATCGGGCACTTCCTCGGAGTCAACAACGCCGTCGCCGGCCTGGCGAAAGTCGGGCCGGTCAAAAACCAGGCCGACTCCATCACGCAACTGCTGCAGTCCGCGCAGACCCGGGTGCACCTGGTCACGCTGCTGGAGGAGATGCCGGTGCAGGAGACCGTCGACGCGGTGGCCGAACTACGTCATCTGTCGCTGCCGCTCGGCGCGGTCGTCATCAATCAGGAACGCCCGCCGCAGTTGCACGAACAAGCGCGCGCTCTGCTCGCGGCCGACACCTTCGACACCAGCGCGTTGCAGGACGACCTCGGCGCTCTCGGGTTACGCGTCGGGCCGACGATGGTCAACGGTCTGACCCAGTCCGGACGCGACCTCATCAGCCGGCTCGACCTCGAGCAGCGCGAGCGCGAGACCATCACCGATCTCGGCCTTGCGACATACCACCTGCCGCTGCTGCCGGATGCCCTCGACTCGGGAGGATTGCTCCAGTTGGCAACCGAACTCGCCGAGCAGGGAGCGGCAGTATGA
- a CDS encoding phage holin family protein → MSVTTKGTERTLGQLVADASTDLQAIVKDEVALAKLEIKSDVAKGGKGAVLLAAAGIFALYMLGFLLLTLAWGLYAAGLSVWLGMLITAGVLLVITLILALLGISSLKKIKGKPARTIDNAQKTIAAIKPPKG, encoded by the coding sequence ATGTCTGTCACCACCAAGGGCACGGAGCGGACACTGGGCCAGTTGGTGGCCGACGCCTCCACCGATCTGCAGGCGATCGTCAAGGACGAAGTCGCACTCGCGAAGCTCGAGATCAAGTCCGATGTCGCCAAGGGCGGCAAGGGCGCGGTGCTGCTGGCGGCCGCGGGTATCTTCGCGCTCTACATGCTCGGGTTCCTGCTGCTCACCCTTGCCTGGGGGCTGTATGCCGCGGGCCTGTCGGTGTGGCTGGGCATGCTGATCACCGCCGGAGTGCTGCTGGTCATCACCCTGATTCTGGCCCTGCTCGGCATCAGCTCGCTGAAGAAGATCAAGGGCAAGCCCGCCCGCACGATCGACAACGCGCAGAAGACGATCGCGGCCATCAAACCGCCGAAGGGCTGA
- a CDS encoding alpha/beta hydrolase, producing the protein MVSDATSVPPPTHVRRYGDDPSQLYDVRLPTGAVRGVTVVVIHGGFWRPAVDRTHAAAQAQAFADNGFHVAVLEYRRVPGDWAGMSADVRTGLGAIRSDADLPEPVILIGHSAGGHLVTWLQHQPEARGIRGTVSLAGAVDLHLVRDLGLGAGAAPAMMGDADEHVWRAADPALLGPPPAPVLLVHGTADESVPVEVSESYQAAAGDGVPLEVLSGVTHMELVEPGTRGFEAALRAVNSLADQA; encoded by the coding sequence ATGGTCTCTGACGCGACTTCGGTCCCACCTCCCACACACGTCCGCAGGTATGGCGACGACCCCTCGCAGCTGTACGACGTGCGCCTGCCGACCGGGGCCGTGCGAGGGGTGACGGTCGTCGTCATACACGGCGGTTTCTGGCGGCCGGCCGTCGACCGCACCCACGCGGCAGCACAGGCACAAGCGTTCGCGGACAACGGTTTTCACGTCGCGGTGCTGGAGTACCGCCGCGTGCCCGGTGACTGGGCGGGGATGTCGGCCGACGTGCGGACCGGCCTCGGCGCCATCCGTTCGGACGCCGATCTGCCGGAGCCGGTGATCCTGATCGGGCACTCCGCCGGCGGTCACCTGGTCACGTGGCTGCAACACCAGCCGGAGGCTCGCGGCATCCGCGGCACGGTCTCGCTTGCCGGAGCCGTCGATCTGCACCTGGTGCGCGATCTCGGGCTGGGAGCCGGTGCCGCACCGGCGATGATGGGCGACGCAGACGAGCACGTATGGCGTGCCGCCGACCCCGCCTTGCTCGGACCGCCGCCCGCGCCCGTGCTGCTGGTGCACGGAACCGCCGACGAGTCCGTGCCCGTCGAGGTGTCCGAGAGCTACCAGGCGGCCGCGGGCGACGGCGTGCCGCTGGAGGTGCTGTCAGGAGTGACGCACATGGAACTGGTCGAGCCCGGCACTCGTGGGTTCGAGGCCGCCCTCCGCGCGGTGAACTCGCTCGCAGACCAGGCCTGA
- a CDS encoding MBL fold metallo-hydrolase, with protein MNSESPWTGGRLGEHATAILAPNPGPMTLDGTNTWVLHVPGDDVAVVVDPGPLDEAHLQAVLTHVRDVGARVALTIATHWHHDHTESLERWSELTDAPIRGGGFGEALVDGERITLGSLRIDVIATPGHTADSVCLHLPDSGVLLTGDTVLGRGTTVVAHPDGALRPYLQSLTKLHQLATTRPTRLAPGHGPTHDDAAQVLAAYLSHRRDRLEQVRAALAAGDGAAPDVAQAVVERVYAATPRDVWLAAKASVQAQLEYLREEASQQV; from the coding sequence GTGAACAGCGAATCCCCGTGGACCGGTGGCCGGCTCGGCGAGCACGCGACGGCGATCCTTGCCCCCAACCCGGGGCCGATGACCTTGGACGGCACGAACACCTGGGTGCTGCACGTGCCGGGCGACGACGTCGCCGTGGTGGTGGATCCCGGTCCGCTCGACGAGGCCCACCTGCAGGCGGTGCTGACGCACGTCCGCGACGTCGGTGCGCGGGTCGCGCTGACGATCGCAACCCACTGGCACCACGACCACACCGAGTCGCTGGAGCGGTGGTCGGAACTCACCGATGCCCCGATCCGTGGTGGCGGCTTCGGCGAGGCACTGGTGGACGGCGAGCGAATCACGTTGGGGTCACTGCGGATCGACGTCATCGCGACGCCTGGCCATACCGCTGACTCGGTCTGCCTGCACCTGCCCGACTCGGGGGTGCTGCTGACCGGCGACACCGTCCTGGGTCGGGGCACCACGGTGGTCGCGCATCCCGACGGCGCCTTGCGCCCGTATCTGCAGTCGCTGACGAAGCTGCACCAGTTGGCAACGACTCGCCCGACGCGATTGGCGCCCGGCCACGGCCCGACGCATGACGACGCCGCGCAGGTGCTTGCGGCATACCTGTCGCATCGCCGTGACCGGCTCGAGCAGGTGCGTGCTGCGCTCGCTGCAGGCGACGGTGCCGCACCGGATGTCGCCCAGGCTGTGGTCGAGCGCGTGTATGCCGCAACACCGCGCGACGTGTGGCTGGCCGCGAAGGCCAGCGTGCAAGCGCAGTTGGAGTATCTGCGTGAGGAAGCTAGTCAGCAGGTATGA
- a CDS encoding NAD(P)/FAD-dependent oxidoreductase — translation MKLQPLRPAKGTGTARVVIIGAGMVGLSTAWHLQEKGVDVTVVERSGVAAGSSWGNAGWVSPGLCVPLSDPSVIKYGLKALLDPDSPLYIPMTPDPKLISFLLGFARRCTPGQWKKTMDQFVPVNRRAIEAYDYLESHGVEAKSHEAPIMAAFRRAEDAAGLEHEVKLILEAGLELEATEVDNATLRAELPIISGDVEKAIRLGGQRYINPGEYVDALAAAVRERGGNLVIGSNARALRHGPHGVTVEMMSGEPISGDAVVIATGAWLPELARECGVRTALRAGRGYSFSVAVTEESARPVPCPVYFPHERVACTPLGDRLRVGGTMEFAGTEEPLHEERVAAIVKSGRPLLSGVDWDDRQDVWVGGRPVTVDGLPLVGATKVPGVFANGGHGMWGITLGPLSGQLLAEQITTGNTPPELLPFNPTR, via the coding sequence ATGAAGCTGCAGCCGCTTCGCCCGGCCAAGGGCACGGGTACTGCGCGGGTCGTCATCATCGGTGCAGGCATGGTGGGTCTGTCGACCGCGTGGCACCTGCAGGAGAAGGGTGTCGACGTCACCGTCGTCGAGCGATCCGGCGTCGCGGCGGGTAGCTCATGGGGAAACGCCGGCTGGGTGTCGCCCGGTCTGTGCGTGCCGCTGTCCGACCCATCGGTCATCAAGTACGGCCTCAAGGCCCTGCTCGACCCGGACTCCCCGCTCTACATCCCGATGACTCCGGACCCGAAGCTGATCTCGTTCCTGTTGGGCTTCGCCCGCCGCTGCACCCCGGGTCAGTGGAAGAAGACGATGGACCAGTTCGTGCCGGTCAACCGTCGCGCGATCGAGGCCTACGACTACCTCGAGAGCCACGGCGTCGAGGCGAAGTCGCACGAGGCGCCGATCATGGCCGCCTTCCGCCGCGCCGAGGACGCCGCGGGCCTGGAGCACGAGGTCAAGCTGATCCTCGAAGCCGGACTCGAACTCGAGGCCACCGAGGTCGACAACGCCACCCTGCGTGCGGAGCTGCCGATCATCAGTGGCGACGTCGAGAAGGCCATCCGGCTCGGTGGCCAGCGCTACATCAACCCCGGTGAGTATGTCGATGCCCTGGCCGCGGCCGTTCGTGAGCGTGGCGGCAACCTGGTGATCGGGTCCAACGCGCGCGCGCTGCGCCACGGCCCGCACGGCGTGACCGTGGAAATGATGAGCGGAGAACCCATTTCGGGTGACGCTGTCGTCATCGCCACGGGTGCTTGGCTGCCCGAGCTTGCCCGTGAGTGCGGTGTGCGCACCGCGCTGCGCGCCGGTCGTGGGTACAGCTTCTCGGTGGCGGTGACCGAGGAGTCGGCGCGTCCGGTGCCATGCCCGGTCTACTTCCCGCACGAGCGCGTCGCCTGCACGCCGCTGGGTGACCGGCTGCGCGTCGGCGGCACGATGGAGTTTGCCGGCACCGAGGAGCCGCTTCACGAGGAGCGCGTCGCCGCGATCGTCAAGAGCGGTCGCCCGTTGTTGTCGGGCGTCGACTGGGACGACCGCCAGGACGTCTGGGTCGGTGGACGCCCGGTGACTGTCGACGGTCTGCCGCTCGTGGGCGCGACGAAGGTGCCCGGAGTCTTCGCCAACGGCGGCCACGGCATGTGGGGCATCACCCTCGGCCCGCTGTCCGGTCAGCTGCTGGCCGAGCAGATCACCACCGGCAACACTCCGCCGGAGCTGTTGCCGTTCAACCCGACCCGCTGA
- a CDS encoding NUDIX hydrolase, with amino-acid sequence MTEPAIPAPVPAWLPALVTGAHAQPLLPHLPPASGRESAVLLLFGPHDDAIGADVVLTERAATLRKHAGQVSFPGGSVDPGDETVAHTALREAHEEIGLDPHGVEVVGHLPVLPLSVTGFQVTPVAAWAALPTPIRVVDTAEVAQVVRVPLSELVDPANRFTAVHPSRRFDAPGFEVEGLFVWGFTAIVLDLTLRLAGLEQPWDLQRRIEVPERYRTA; translated from the coding sequence ATGACCGAGCCCGCCATACCGGCGCCGGTTCCGGCCTGGTTGCCGGCGCTGGTCACCGGCGCGCATGCTCAGCCGTTACTGCCGCACCTGCCGCCCGCGAGCGGTCGGGAGTCTGCGGTGCTGCTGCTGTTCGGCCCGCACGACGACGCGATCGGTGCCGACGTGGTGCTCACCGAGCGCGCGGCGACGCTGCGCAAGCACGCGGGCCAGGTGTCCTTTCCCGGCGGCTCCGTCGACCCCGGCGACGAGACGGTCGCGCACACCGCGCTGCGCGAGGCCCACGAGGAGATCGGCCTCGATCCGCACGGCGTCGAGGTGGTCGGTCACCTGCCGGTGCTGCCGCTGAGCGTGACCGGCTTCCAGGTGACACCGGTGGCGGCATGGGCCGCGCTGCCGACACCGATCCGGGTGGTCGACACCGCCGAGGTCGCACAGGTCGTGCGGGTGCCGCTCAGCGAATTGGTCGACCCGGCCAACAGATTCACCGCCGTCCACCCGTCCCGACGGTTCGATGCGCCCGGCTTCGAGGTCGAGGGATTGTTTGTGTGGGGGTTCACCGCGATCGTGCTCGATCTGACCCTGCGGCTGGCCGGGCTCGAGCAGCCGTGGGACCTGCAGCGCCGGATCGAGGTGCCCGAGCGCTACCGCACGGCGTGA
- a CDS encoding RidA family protein: MSSVEDRLAEIGLTVPEVAAPVAAYVPVVRDGNLVFTSGQLPLVDGKLQATGKVGAEVSAEDAAKLAQICALNAIAAVKSEIGDLDQVTRVVKVVGFVASDPSFSGQPVVINGASELLATAFGERGAHARSAVGVAALPMDAPVEVEITVSVQ; this comes from the coding sequence ATGTCATCTGTCGAAGACCGTCTCGCCGAGATCGGCCTGACCGTTCCCGAGGTCGCGGCGCCGGTCGCGGCATACGTGCCCGTCGTGCGTGACGGCAACCTCGTCTTCACCTCCGGCCAGCTGCCGCTGGTCGACGGCAAGTTGCAGGCGACCGGCAAGGTTGGCGCCGAGGTCAGCGCCGAGGATGCCGCCAAGCTCGCGCAGATCTGCGCGCTCAACGCCATCGCAGCGGTGAAGTCCGAGATCGGCGATCTCGACCAGGTCACCCGTGTGGTCAAGGTTGTGGGCTTCGTTGCCAGCGACCCGAGCTTCAGCGGCCAGCCGGTCGTCATCAACGGCGCAAGCGAGTTGCTGGCCACGGCCTTCGGCGAGCGCGGCGCGCACGCACGTTCCGCCGTCGGCGTTGCGGCTCTGCCGATGGATGCGCCGGTCGAGGTCGAGATCACCGTCTCGGTGCAGTGA
- a CDS encoding NUDIX hydrolase, protein MTKVRDFVVPPSLQAHAEAWLDGGERMTEAAPKLAASVMLLREKQHRPTVFMLRRVPSMAFAASMWVFPGGGTDPRDAEVDVPWAGPSPVEWSRAMGLPQDVAQAVVIAAVREVFEECGVLLAGPSSDSVVGDVTGEGWRADRAALVDHTLAFAELLRRRRLVLRSDLLALQDHWITPRMEPKRYDTWFFVARLPDGQQADDDTTEADLSEWVDPAALLRDAADGKARVLPPTIVQLENLAAAVSFASALVGRPGVIPVMPEPHRTADGIVLRTILAD, encoded by the coding sequence ATGACCAAGGTGCGCGATTTCGTCGTCCCGCCCTCGCTGCAGGCACACGCCGAAGCCTGGCTGGACGGCGGCGAACGTATGACGGAGGCCGCCCCCAAACTGGCGGCCTCCGTCATGTTGTTGCGCGAAAAGCAGCACCGGCCAACGGTTTTCATGCTGCGACGGGTGCCGTCGATGGCGTTCGCGGCGTCGATGTGGGTCTTTCCCGGCGGCGGCACGGATCCGCGTGACGCCGAGGTCGACGTGCCGTGGGCCGGCCCGTCCCCCGTGGAGTGGTCCCGGGCGATGGGGCTGCCGCAGGACGTCGCGCAGGCGGTCGTGATTGCCGCGGTGCGCGAGGTCTTCGAGGAGTGCGGCGTGTTGCTGGCCGGTCCCTCCTCCGATTCGGTTGTGGGCGACGTGACCGGCGAGGGGTGGCGCGCAGATCGCGCCGCACTGGTCGACCACACTCTTGCCTTCGCTGAGCTACTCCGCCGGCGACGGCTCGTGCTGCGCTCGGATCTGCTGGCTTTGCAGGATCACTGGATCACGCCACGGATGGAGCCCAAGCGCTACGACACGTGGTTCTTCGTGGCGCGGCTGCCCGACGGGCAGCAGGCCGACGACGACACGACCGAGGCCGACCTGAGCGAGTGGGTGGACCCCGCCGCGCTGTTGCGCGACGCCGCCGACGGCAAGGCCAGGGTGCTGCCGCCGACCATCGTTCAACTCGAAAATCTTGCTGCCGCAGTCAGTTTCGCCAGTGCGCTTGTGGGGCGGCCGGGAGTCATACCTGTCATGCCCGAACCTCACCGCACTGCGGACGGCATCGTCCTGCGAACGATCCTCGCCGACTGA
- a CDS encoding PP2C family protein-serine/threonine phosphatase: MATAPDPAPHVALDASGWVGTVSDIGRRHHRNEDAVAIYAEPVPGSFAAMVVCDGVSTSTDSHLASQAAVGAAIQVLAAAFTDDNIEDGTDDDGTDAWLGVAERALAQSVLAADEAASEVADPDDPTPPSCTFAGALICDGFVIGGNVGDSRVYWLPDSDPAGAAQLGADDSMATELALRGVPIAQAEASPNAHAITRWLGRESPDMLTPRAAHLAASEPGWVVVCSDGLWNYCSAAADQWDLLQRTRAMAGESPVAIAEGLVAFANSQGGADNISVALARVIPAD, encoded by the coding sequence ATGGCAACCGCACCAGATCCGGCGCCGCACGTCGCGCTCGACGCCTCCGGATGGGTCGGCACCGTCTCCGACATCGGACGGCGGCACCACCGCAACGAGGACGCCGTCGCGATCTACGCCGAGCCCGTGCCGGGTTCGTTCGCCGCGATGGTGGTCTGTGACGGCGTCTCGACCTCGACCGACTCACACCTGGCCTCCCAGGCTGCTGTCGGTGCCGCCATCCAGGTGCTGGCCGCAGCCTTCACCGACGACAACATCGAAGACGGCACCGACGACGACGGCACCGACGCGTGGCTCGGGGTGGCAGAGCGCGCCCTGGCGCAGTCGGTGCTCGCCGCCGACGAAGCCGCGTCCGAGGTCGCAGACCCCGACGATCCGACCCCACCGTCGTGCACCTTCGCCGGGGCGTTGATCTGCGACGGATTCGTGATCGGCGGCAATGTCGGCGACAGCCGGGTGTACTGGCTGCCTGACTCCGATCCGGCCGGGGCCGCTCAGCTCGGCGCGGACGACTCGATGGCAACCGAACTCGCGCTGCGTGGGGTGCCGATCGCGCAGGCCGAGGCGTCCCCCAACGCCCACGCCATCACCCGGTGGCTCGGCCGCGAGTCGCCCGACATGCTGACGCCTCGTGCGGCTCACCTGGCCGCGAGCGAGCCGGGCTGGGTGGTCGTCTGCTCCGACGGCCTGTGGAACTACTGCTCAGCGGCTGCCGATCAGTGGGACCTGCTCCAGCGAACCCGGGCGATGGCGGGCGAGTCACCGGTGGCCATCGCCGAAGGACTGGTCGCCTTCGCCAACTCTCAGGGCGGCGCCGACAACATCAGCGTCGCGCTGGCGCGCGTCATACCTGCTGACTAG
- the nth gene encoding endonuclease III: MYRELHELYPYAHCELDFRSPLELLVATILSAQTTDVGVNKVTPTLFARYPDAAAYAGADRAELEELLRPTGFFRAKANSLITLGQALVERFDGEVPPRMADLVTLPGVGRKTANVVLGNAFGIPGLTVDTHFGRLVRRMGWTDETDPVKVESAVGALVPRKEWTMLSHVLIFHGRRMCHAKKPACGVCPVARWCPSYGEGELDPDKARKLLKYEMSPAAVASA, from the coding sequence ATGTACCGCGAACTGCACGAGCTGTATCCCTACGCCCATTGCGAGCTGGATTTCCGCTCGCCGCTGGAACTGCTCGTGGCCACCATCCTGTCGGCGCAGACGACCGACGTGGGCGTCAACAAGGTGACGCCGACGTTGTTCGCGCGTTACCCCGATGCCGCGGCGTATGCCGGGGCCGACCGCGCCGAACTCGAGGAGTTGTTGCGCCCGACCGGCTTCTTCCGCGCCAAGGCGAACTCCTTGATCACCCTCGGGCAGGCGCTGGTGGAGCGTTTCGACGGCGAGGTGCCGCCGCGGATGGCCGACCTGGTCACCCTGCCCGGCGTCGGCCGCAAGACGGCGAATGTGGTGCTGGGCAACGCGTTCGGCATACCCGGTCTGACCGTCGACACGCACTTCGGCCGCCTGGTGCGCCGGATGGGCTGGACCGACGAGACCGACCCGGTCAAGGTCGAGTCCGCCGTCGGGGCACTGGTGCCGCGCAAGGAGTGGACCATGCTGTCGCACGTGCTGATCTTCCACGGGCGGCGGATGTGCCACGCGAAAAAGCCCGCCTGCGGCGTGTGCCCGGTGGCCAGGTGGTGCCCGTCATACGGCGAGGGTGAGCTCGACCCGGACAAAGCCCGCAAGCTGCTGAAGTACGAAATGTCGCCGGCTGCCGTCGCGTCGGCATGA